A single window of Buchnera aphidicola (Aphis nasturtii) DNA harbors:
- the argF gene encoding ornithine carbamoyltransferase, translated as MNYLYQRDFLRLLDFSDIELENIITLSEKLKKIKKNNQEIQLLKKKNIALIFEKESTRTRCSFEIAAFDQGAHVTYLGPGSTHLGTKESIEDTARVLSRLYDGIEYRGHNHKVIEILAKYSSVPVWNGLTEKFHPTQIIADLLTMKEIFPKKSFFEIKCAYVGDSHNNIANTLLEASSILGIDLRLVSPKKYWPEKNILNVCQEKAKKNKSKIICTENIKEGVKNVDFIYTDVWVSMGEPEKIWKERIALLKNYQVNQNMIDLTDNPFIKVLHCLPALHDQKNTIVASMLKEYYLEDGVEITDSIFQKNKDIIFEQAENRLHTIKAILISTLIQDIGFKTQIYDL; from the coding sequence ATGAATTATCTTTATCAACGTGATTTTTTAAGATTATTAGACTTTTCTGATATAGAATTAGAAAATATTATCACACTATCTGAAAAACTAAAAAAAATAAAAAAAAATAATCAAGAAATTCAGTTATTGAAAAAAAAAAATATTGCTTTAATTTTTGAAAAAGAATCAACTCGTACAAGATGTTCATTTGAAATTGCTGCATTTGATCAAGGCGCGCATGTTACTTATCTTGGACCAGGAAGTACTCATCTTGGTACAAAAGAATCAATTGAAGATACAGCAAGAGTTCTTAGCCGTTTATATGATGGAATTGAATATCGAGGTCATAATCATAAAGTAATAGAAATTTTAGCAAAATACTCTAGTGTTCCCGTATGGAATGGATTAACTGAAAAATTTCATCCTACACAAATAATAGCAGATTTATTAACAATGAAAGAAATTTTTCCAAAAAAATCATTTTTTGAAATCAAATGCGCATATGTCGGTGACTCACATAATAATATAGCAAATACCTTGTTAGAAGCTTCATCAATTTTAGGAATAGATCTCCGTTTAGTTTCTCCTAAAAAGTATTGGCCTGAAAAAAATATTTTAAATGTATGTCAAGAAAAAGCAAAAAAAAATAAAAGCAAAATAATATGTACTGAAAATATAAAAGAAGGTGTAAAAAATGTAGATTTTATTTATACAGATGTTTGGGTATCTATGGGAGAACCAGAAAAAATATGGAAAGAAAGAATAGCATTATTAAAAAATTACCAAGTCAATCAAAACATGATAGATCTAACTGATAATCCTTTTATAAAAGTATTACATTGCCTTCCTGCGCTACACGACCAAAAAAATACTATAGTTGCATCGATGTTAAAAGAATATTATTTAGAAGATGGAGTAGAAATTACAGATAGTATTTTTCAAAAAAATAAAGATATTATTTTTGAGCAAGCAGAAAATAGATTACATACTATAAAAGCTATTCTCATATCTACTCTTATTCAAGATATTGGTTTTAAAACACAAATATATGATTTATAA
- a CDS encoding leucyl aminopeptidase, whose protein sequence is MKFFLKHFDLNAAKTDCIIIGVFKFCELTSSARILDAQSNGYITQLVQQGDIDGEIGTYLLLYDVPNVTSKRILLVGCGEKNNFSLCFLTKIMKNTIQILNKSSIQHVIFALTELSSHKDQIYWFIRKIISDIQKEVFKIHTFFKKDIYLNYIAFNINNNCFLSAQIALKHSIAINLGLTAAKKLSNLPPNICNPLYLSLQAEKLSEKYKDHIKVKTIDMNKMKSLGMYAYLAVGNGSKNKPYMSVIQYNKTNIFNKKIIVLIGKGLTFDSGGISIKPSQKMHEMKYDMCGAAAVYGTLIMAAELNLPLNIIGVLAGCENMPGGSSFRPGDVLTTMSGKTVEVLNTDAEGRLVLCDVLKYIERFSPDIVIDVATLTGACVVALGHYATGLFSNNKDLLNDLKKAAQQTDDKVWQLPLLKEYEKDINSNIADFSNVGNQGAGAITAASFLSQFAKKYSWAHLDIAGTAWESGKNKGSTGRPVELLSQFLLNISNLTKY, encoded by the coding sequence ATGAAATTTTTTTTAAAACACTTTGATTTAAATGCAGCAAAAACAGATTGTATAATTATTGGTGTTTTTAAATTTTGCGAATTAACAAGTTCTGCACGTATTTTAGATGCACAAAGTAACGGCTATATCACTCAATTAGTTCAGCAAGGAGATATCGATGGTGAAATAGGAACATATTTATTATTGTATGATGTTCCAAATGTTACATCTAAGAGAATATTACTAGTAGGGTGTGGAGAAAAAAATAATTTCAGTTTGTGCTTTTTAACTAAAATTATGAAAAATACTATTCAGATATTAAATAAAAGTTCTATTCAACATGTGATTTTTGCTTTAACTGAATTAAGTTCTCATAAAGATCAAATATATTGGTTTATTCGAAAAATAATTAGTGATATTCAAAAAGAAGTTTTTAAAATACATACATTTTTTAAAAAAGATATTTACTTAAATTACATTGCATTTAATATAAATAACAACTGTTTTTTATCAGCTCAAATCGCTTTAAAACATTCTATAGCTATTAATTTAGGATTAACTGCTGCAAAGAAATTAAGTAATTTACCTCCTAATATTTGTAATCCGCTATATTTATCTTTACAAGCAGAAAAATTATCTGAAAAATACAAAGATCATATTAAAGTAAAAACTATTGATATGAATAAAATGAAAAGTTTAGGTATGTATGCGTATTTAGCAGTGGGTAATGGTTCAAAAAATAAACCATATATGTCAGTTATTCAATATAATAAAACAAATATTTTTAATAAAAAAATTATTGTACTAATAGGAAAAGGATTAACATTTGATTCTGGAGGTATTTCTATAAAACCATCCCAGAAGATGCATGAAATGAAATATGATATGTGTGGTGCAGCTGCTGTTTATGGGACGTTAATTATGGCTGCAGAATTAAATCTACCTTTAAATATTATTGGAGTTTTAGCTGGATGTGAAAATATGCCAGGAGGAAGTTCTTTTAGACCTGGCGATGTTTTAACTACTATGTCTGGTAAAACAGTAGAAGTGTTAAATACAGATGCTGAAGGACGTTTAGTTTTATGTGATGTTTTGAAATATATAGAACGTTTTTCACCTGACATAGTTATTGATGTTGCTACATTGACTGGAGCTTGTGTTGTAGCATTGGGGCATTATGCTACTGGTTTATTTTCAAATAATAAAGATTTATTGAATGATTTAAAAAAAGCTGCTCAACAAACAGATGATAAAGTTTGGCAATTACCTTTATTGAAAGAATATGAAAAAGATATAAATTCTAATATAGCTGATTTTTCTAATGTTGGAAATCAAGGAGCTGGAGCAATCACAGCCGCTTCTTTTTTATCTCAATTTGCAAAAAAATATTCTTGGGCACATTTAGACATCGCTGGTACTGCTTGGGAATCTGGTAAAAATAAAGGATCAACTGGACGTCCTGTTGAGTTATTATCTCAATTTTTATTAAATATATCAAACTTAACTAAATATTAA
- the pyrB gene encoding aspartate carbamoyltransferase, with product MRNSLYKKNIISINDLQRDELELVLKKSAILKKKPEPSLLKNKIIASCFFEASTRTRLSFEAAIYRLGASIIGFSDGKNISLGKKGESLADTISVISSYVDAIIIRHPQEGSARLAANFSNNVPIFNAGDGSNQHPTQTLLDLFTIKETQYRLNGLNIAMVGDLKYGRTVHSLTQALAKYNKNKFFFISPDALTMPNYINDMLLEKDISWTRCQNIEEIISEIDILYMTRVQKERLESTEYANAKSKFILNTKTLKNARSNLKILHPLPRIDEIDYNVDHTPYAWYFKQAANGIYARQAILSLVLIKNHF from the coding sequence TTGAGAAATTCTCTATATAAAAAAAACATAATCTCGATAAATGATCTTCAACGTGATGAACTAGAATTAGTTTTAAAAAAATCCGCTATTTTAAAAAAAAAACCGGAACCTAGTTTACTAAAAAATAAAATTATTGCTAGCTGCTTTTTTGAAGCATCTACTCGTACACGATTATCTTTCGAGGCAGCAATTTACCGATTAGGTGCTTCAATAATAGGTTTTTCTGATGGAAAAAATATATCTTTAGGAAAAAAAGGAGAGTCGTTAGCAGATACTATTTCAGTAATTAGTTCATATGTAGATGCTATTATTATTCGTCATCCTCAAGAAGGATCAGCTCGTTTAGCTGCAAATTTTTCTAATAATGTACCTATATTTAATGCTGGAGATGGATCAAATCAACATCCTACTCAAACACTTTTAGATTTATTTACTATTAAAGAAACTCAGTATCGACTTAATGGTTTAAATATTGCAATGGTAGGAGATTTAAAATATGGAAGAACTGTGCATTCTTTAACACAAGCATTAGCTAAATATAATAAAAATAAATTTTTTTTTATTTCCCCTGATGCATTAACAATGCCAAATTATATTAATGATATGCTTTTAGAAAAAGATATTAGTTGGACAAGATGTCAAAATATAGAAGAGATTATATCTGAAATTGATATTCTTTATATGACGCGTGTTCAAAAAGAAAGACTTGAATCCACCGAGTATGCAAATGCTAAATCAAAATTTATTTTAAATACTAAAACCTTAAAAAATGCTCGTAGTAATTTAAAAATATTGCATCCCTTACCTCGTATAGACGAAATTGATTATAATGTTGATCATACACCTTATGCTTGGTACTTTAAACAAGCAGCAAATGGAATTTATGCCCGTCAAGCAATATTATCATTAGTATTAATAAAAAATCATTTTTAA